A part of Solibacillus sp. FSL H8-0538 genomic DNA contains:
- a CDS encoding amino acid permease, translating to MRSKTKKGRMPWWQLSFLGVGCTIGTGFFLGSSMAIKKSGPAVLIAFILAAIGTYIVYDALAKMSVDDPDKGSFRSYAKKAFGRWAGFSNGWIYLLSEMLIMGSQLIALGIFTQYWFPTIPLWIATSVYSALALLVILPGMKGFEKFQNLFGVLKTAAIVMFIIVAVVLLVKGTNAQPSEVTSYLAHYKNFFSEGVRGIWLALLYAFYAYGGIEVMGLLVIDLKNPKQAPKAGKIMIITLTTIYVMSLGLALALIFWGNIDVKESPFITALNNFEIPFATDILNGILIIAGFSTMVASLYAVLTILITLAEDKDAPAFLASKGKRKVPLPAVLFITGGLLITIIIGLLLPEKIFEYLITAAGLMLLYNWLFILVTYAKLMKLSIWDKIKIALGMLLIIITISGTFGEKTSRLGFYVSLLFIVMIGIATLIMVKKWENT from the coding sequence ATGAGGTCAAAAACAAAAAAAGGCCGTATGCCGTGGTGGCAGCTTTCATTTCTTGGTGTGGGCTGCACAATAGGAACAGGCTTTTTTCTTGGGTCTAGTATGGCTATTAAGAAAAGTGGACCTGCTGTATTAATTGCCTTTATTTTAGCGGCAATTGGCACATACATTGTTTATGATGCGCTTGCGAAGATGTCTGTTGACGATCCGGATAAAGGGTCTTTCCGCTCATACGCAAAGAAAGCATTTGGCAGATGGGCGGGTTTTAGCAATGGATGGATCTATTTATTGTCAGAAATGCTCATTATGGGAAGTCAACTTATAGCGCTAGGAATTTTTACACAGTATTGGTTTCCAACTATACCACTTTGGATAGCCACATCAGTGTACTCTGCACTAGCATTACTCGTTATTTTGCCAGGTATGAAGGGGTTTGAAAAATTCCAAAATCTCTTTGGTGTACTGAAAACGGCAGCTATTGTCATGTTTATTATTGTTGCTGTCGTTCTACTAGTAAAAGGTACGAATGCTCAGCCAAGTGAAGTAACTTCGTATTTGGCTCATTATAAAAACTTTTTTTCAGAAGGGGTTAGAGGGATTTGGCTTGCTCTACTATACGCCTTTTATGCTTACGGTGGAATTGAAGTAATGGGTCTGTTAGTCATCGATTTAAAAAATCCAAAACAGGCACCTAAAGCAGGAAAAATAATGATCATTACATTGACCACCATCTATGTTATGTCCCTAGGTTTGGCCCTGGCTCTTATATTTTGGGGCAACATCGATGTAAAAGAAAGTCCTTTTATTACAGCACTTAATAATTTCGAAATTCCTTTCGCTACAGATATTTTAAATGGCATTCTTATCATTGCTGGCTTTTCGACAATGGTTGCCTCTTTGTATGCAGTACTGACAATATTAATTACCCTTGCTGAAGATAAGGACGCTCCTGCTTTTCTAGCTAGCAAAGGAAAACGGAAAGTGCCGCTACCAGCAGTCCTTTTTATAACAGGTGGTTTACTCATTACCATCATTATTGGCCTGTTATTACCAGAAAAGATTTTTGAATATTTGATAACAGCAGCAGGGTTAATGCTTCTTTATAATTGGCTGTTTATATTAGTGACATATGCCAAGCTGATGAAATTGTCAATTTGGGACAAAATAAAGATTGCTTTAGGGATGTTACTCATTATCATTACTATTTCTGGTACGTTTGGCGAAAAAACAAGCAGACTCGGATTTTATGTGAGTCTGCTCTTTATAGTAATGATTGGAATCGCTACATTGATAATGGTGAAAAAATGGGAGAACACTTGA
- a CDS encoding arginine deiminase family protein: protein MLCAPSKLDVPDLKTAENVQWSAPVKHEKAMENFMELKGVIEDAGIKVIDYSKELPPVARSLSEQLINRFFVRDLACVFGNIIIPGKAGSSIRRPEYVQAHSLIKQWFPETFVFDENNYGGAMEFGDVLILNKDAVFINIGMRTTIEGVEKVKEKIFKEGFSEIGIIDLPRSSDTLHLDMNCNVANGDLIIAKSFMRYFPVHVFTESGSQFEMTEPFLNRHGFEVYWLEKYNTIPDINFLNLDPETLLISKKAHKQMLKNHPKLQKKKFIEIEVSELEKSGGGIRCMSMPLRRKT from the coding sequence ATGCTTTGTGCACCATCTAAGTTAGATGTTCCAGATTTAAAAACCGCGGAAAATGTGCAGTGGAGCGCTCCTGTCAAACATGAAAAAGCAATGGAAAATTTCATGGAATTAAAAGGGGTAATTGAGGATGCAGGAATAAAAGTCATTGATTATTCCAAAGAGCTACCGCCAGTTGCACGAAGCTTGAGTGAGCAGCTCATTAATCGATTTTTTGTTCGAGATCTTGCTTGTGTATTTGGCAATATTATTATTCCAGGAAAAGCAGGTAGTTCGATTAGGCGTCCGGAGTATGTACAGGCTCATTCACTAATAAAACAGTGGTTCCCTGAAACCTTTGTATTCGATGAAAATAATTATGGTGGAGCAATGGAGTTTGGTGATGTACTAATTCTTAATAAAGATGCCGTGTTTATTAATATTGGCATGCGCACAACGATAGAAGGCGTGGAGAAGGTGAAAGAAAAAATCTTCAAGGAAGGTTTTTCTGAAATTGGCATTATTGATTTGCCACGGAGCTCGGATACACTTCATTTAGATATGAATTGTAACGTAGCAAACGGAGATTTAATAATTGCCAAGAGCTTTATGCGCTATTTTCCTGTCCACGTTTTTACCGAGAGTGGGTCTCAATTTGAGATGACAGAGCCATTTCTAAACCGCCATGGATTTGAAGTGTACTGGCTAGAGAAATATAATACCATTCCTGATATTAATTTTCTTAATTTAGATCCAGAAACATTATTAATTAGTAAGAAAGCACATAAACAGATGCTCAAAAATCACCCAAAATTACAAAAGAAGAAATTCATTGAAATTGAAGTGTCAGAATTAGAGAAATCTGGTGGGGGCATTCGCTGTATGTCAATGCCGTTGAGGAGAAAAACGTAA
- a CDS encoding M14 family metallopeptidase — MDIYVRRGDSLWYYSQLFNIPLQLIINSNQNVNPQRLSIGERIQIPGFVADSYQIRPGDSFWSIAQSRNLPLDAILLVNPGSNSNSLQIGQTVQIPLRITSRIIIGKKNYDYDAMMNDIKQLQTVYPFLQISSIGNSVLGKEIPEIVIGSGSKKVHYNGSFHANEWITTPILMTFLNDYALSLTNQTTIRGLVTAPLYEQTKLSIVPMVNPDGVNLVINGPPAVEPWKSRVIEWNNNSSDFSGWKANIRGVDLNDQFPAEWEKERARNPKTPGPRDYGGESPLSEPEAIAMADLTRQRDFARVLAFHTQGEVIYWGFENLEPPENEELANEFSRVSGYTPVETVDSYAGYKDWFIQDWRRPGFTVELGRGTNPLPLTQFDEIYERTLGIFLAALYL; from the coding sequence ATGGACATATATGTTAGACGCGGGGATTCGCTTTGGTATTACAGCCAGTTATTTAATATTCCTCTTCAGCTTATTATCAATTCCAACCAAAACGTTAACCCTCAAAGGCTCTCAATTGGTGAGCGCATTCAAATTCCGGGATTTGTTGCCGATAGTTATCAAATTAGACCCGGAGACTCCTTTTGGTCAATTGCTCAGAGCCGAAACCTACCTCTAGATGCCATTCTTCTAGTTAATCCTGGCTCTAACTCAAACAGCCTCCAAATTGGCCAAACCGTTCAAATTCCTCTTAGGATAACGTCAAGAATTATTATCGGCAAAAAGAATTATGACTACGATGCCATGATGAATGATATTAAACAATTACAGACTGTTTATCCCTTCTTGCAAATTTCTTCAATAGGCAATTCCGTGTTAGGGAAGGAAATACCTGAAATAGTAATCGGGAGCGGAAGTAAAAAAGTTCATTACAATGGTTCATTTCATGCAAACGAATGGATTACAACGCCGATTCTTATGACCTTCTTAAATGATTATGCGTTGTCACTAACGAATCAAACTACGATTCGAGGGCTTGTTACAGCGCCCTTATATGAGCAAACTAAACTTTCTATTGTTCCAATGGTTAATCCTGACGGGGTTAATTTGGTCATAAATGGACCACCTGCAGTAGAACCTTGGAAAAGCCGCGTGATTGAATGGAATAATAACAGCTCGGATTTTTCTGGATGGAAAGCGAATATACGTGGAGTGGATCTAAATGATCAATTCCCTGCCGAGTGGGAAAAGGAAAGAGCACGCAATCCTAAAACGCCGGGACCAAGAGATTATGGAGGCGAAAGCCCATTATCTGAACCAGAAGCGATTGCGATGGCAGACTTAACAAGGCAACGGGATTTTGCAAGAGTGCTAGCTTTTCATACTCAAGGAGAAGTTATTTATTGGGGATTTGAAAACCTCGAGCCACCTGAGAATGAAGAACTAGCCAATGAATTTAGTCGCGTAAGTGGATACACGCCTGTCGAAACAGTGGATAGTTATGCTGGATATAAAGATTGGTTTATTCAGGACTGGCGAAGACCTGGTTTTACTGTAGAGCTTGGTAGAGGAACAAATCCGCTACCACTCACTCAGTTTGATGAAATCTACGAACGAACTTTAGGGATTTTTCTGGCGGCGTTATATTTATGA
- the splB gene encoding spore photoproduct lyase → MKKPFTPQLVYFEPNALNYPLGKELKDKFEKMGIEIRTTTSHNQVRNLPGDNDFQKYRIAKSTLVVGIRKTLKFDTSKPSAEYAIPFATGCMGHCHYCYLQTTMGSKPYIRTYVNVDEILEAADRYIEERVPEMTRFEASCTSDIVGIDHLTHTLKRAIEHFGQTEYGRLRFVTKFHHVDHLLDAQHNGHTRFRFSVNADYVIKNFEPGTSPLDKRIEAAGKVARAGYPLGFIVAPIYLHEGWKEGYYHMFERLHAELPLDARDDITFEFIQHRFTKPAKKVIEKNYPMTKLELDESQRRYKWGKYGIGKYVYQKEEEEDIKEHLSGYMTKFFPQAKFEYFT, encoded by the coding sequence ATGAAAAAACCATTTACTCCCCAGCTTGTATACTTTGAACCGAATGCGCTTAATTATCCACTTGGAAAAGAGTTGAAAGACAAATTTGAAAAAATGGGGATAGAAATTCGAACTACGACTTCCCATAATCAAGTTCGAAATCTTCCAGGTGACAATGATTTTCAAAAGTATCGAATTGCAAAATCTACACTTGTCGTGGGCATTCGGAAAACGCTTAAATTTGATACATCTAAACCTTCAGCTGAATATGCCATTCCATTCGCAACGGGGTGTATGGGGCATTGTCATTATTGTTATTTACAAACAACGATGGGAAGCAAGCCGTATATTCGTACATATGTAAATGTGGATGAAATTTTGGAAGCGGCTGATCGTTATATTGAAGAACGCGTACCAGAAATGACACGATTTGAAGCATCTTGTACATCAGATATTGTCGGCATTGATCATTTAACCCATACATTGAAAAGAGCGATTGAACACTTTGGTCAAACGGAATATGGACGGTTGAGATTTGTAACAAAATTTCATCACGTGGATCATTTACTGGATGCGCAGCATAACGGACATACCAGATTTCGGTTCAGTGTAAATGCAGATTATGTTATTAAAAACTTTGAACCGGGTACGTCTCCTTTAGATAAGCGTATTGAAGCAGCTGGAAAAGTAGCAAGAGCAGGCTATCCACTTGGGTTTATCGTCGCACCTATTTACCTTCATGAAGGGTGGAAGGAAGGGTACTATCATATGTTCGAACGCCTTCATGCAGAATTACCGCTTGATGCGCGGGATGATATAACGTTTGAATTTATCCAACACCGCTTTACAAAACCTGCTAAAAAAGTAATTGAAAAAAACTACCCTATGACTAAATTGGAATTGGATGAATCCCAAAGACGATATAAGTGGGGGAAATATGGAATAGGCAAATATGTTTATCAAAAAGAAGAAGAAGAAGATATAAAAGAGCATTTATCAGGCTATATGACCAAATTTTTCCCTCAAGCGAAATTCGAATATTTTACGTAA
- a CDS encoding transcriptional regulator SplA domain-containing protein, which yields MLNDYNAGDIVYIFYRNPHIQDVANIQEAAVVNNPDKPTELALFLYETYYPLSTDLAIYANVAEAELAYQEYFGGDHS from the coding sequence ATGCTGAATGATTATAATGCAGGGGACATTGTTTATATTTTTTATCGCAATCCGCACATACAAGATGTAGCCAATATACAAGAAGCAGCGGTTGTAAATAACCCGGATAAACCGACTGAATTAGCACTTTTTCTGTATGAGACTTATTATCCGTTATCAACAGATTTAGCGATTTATGCGAACGTAGCAGAGGCTGAACTAGCGTATCAAGAATATTTTGGGGGAGATCATTCATGA
- a CDS encoding DUF5658 family protein: protein MKNKIIIHYVSLLVASLNIFDGFVTHYGLKKNEIEEFNPFMDLLWATSPILFLCVKIALSMLILLTSYFVYKKSAEQFQKIFSIILIGTFSMYLGIFGVHLFWLSLL, encoded by the coding sequence ATGAAAAATAAAATCATTATTCATTATGTTAGTTTGTTAGTCGCTTCTTTGAATATTTTCGATGGTTTTGTTACCCACTATGGATTGAAAAAAAACGAAATCGAAGAATTTAATCCTTTCATGGATCTTTTGTGGGCAACAAGTCCCATCTTGTTTTTATGTGTAAAGATTGCTCTTTCAATGTTAATTTTATTGACCTCCTATTTTGTTTATAAAAAAAGTGCTGAACAATTTCAAAAAATATTTTCCATAATATTAATAGGAACCTTCTCAATGTATTTAGGCATCTTTGGGGTCCATCTTTTTTGGTTATCGTTGCTGTAG
- a CDS encoding DUF378 domain-containing protein, whose amino-acid sequence MGVVYRIALILVIVGAINWGLIGFFQFDLVAYLFGGQAAMLSRWVYALVGLAGLVSIPILSKELGDDESDPNYVSDSRASTTTQIYSKPSYDMEAGEEVDFTEAKKTHKKDSDEKKS is encoded by the coding sequence ATGGGAGTAGTTTATAGGATTGCTTTAATTTTAGTTATAGTAGGTGCCATCAATTGGGGCCTAATCGGATTTTTCCAATTTGATTTAGTAGCCTATCTATTTGGTGGACAAGCTGCCATGTTGTCGAGATGGGTCTATGCTCTTGTTGGTTTAGCAGGACTTGTGTCTATTCCAATTCTTTCTAAAGAATTAGGGGATGATGAGAGTGATCCCAATTACGTAAGTGATAGCAGAGCAAGTACGACTACTCAAATCTACAGCAAACCAAGTTATGATATGGAGGCTGGAGAAGAAGTAGATTTTACAGAGGCAAAAAAAACGCATAAAAAAGATTCAGATGAAAAGAAGAGCTAA
- a CDS encoding TraR/DksA C4-type zinc finger protein translates to MTILTEKQITKLKKMLIEQKSALKGDDNEDEVIVRESLRDSTDELSTLDNHPADLATELYEREKDMALKVHSDDELAQVKAALEKIENGTYGVCAECHEDIPYDRLRAIPYTAFCIEHTEARSVPTDRPVEEQVILPPLDNSFAGRDKEDGIHDYEDSFQTVAQYGTSETPSDLKGDFDDYNELYDNEKEVEKFSSLEGLHVSKDEFLNGQISQQYADEARKYDYLEE, encoded by the coding sequence ATGACCATTCTAACCGAAAAGCAAATAACGAAATTAAAAAAGATGCTCATTGAACAAAAAAGTGCATTAAAAGGAGATGACAATGAGGATGAAGTAATCGTTCGTGAAAGCTTACGTGATTCAACAGATGAATTATCTACACTGGACAATCATCCTGCAGATTTAGCAACTGAATTATATGAACGCGAAAAAGATATGGCATTAAAGGTGCATAGTGACGATGAATTAGCACAAGTTAAAGCGGCGCTAGAGAAGATTGAAAATGGTACGTATGGAGTTTGTGCAGAATGCCATGAAGACATTCCATACGATCGATTAAGAGCGATACCTTATACTGCGTTTTGTATTGAGCATACGGAAGCTAGATCGGTACCAACAGATCGCCCAGTAGAGGAACAAGTCATTCTTCCACCACTAGATAATTCCTTCGCAGGTAGAGATAAAGAAGATGGTATTCATGATTACGAAGATAGCTTTCAAACCGTTGCCCAGTATGGTACTTCGGAAACCCCTTCAGATTTAAAAGGTGATTTCGATGATTATAATGAATTGTATGACAACGAGAAAGAAGTAGAAAAGTTTTCGTCACTGGAAGGATTACACGTGTCAAAGGATGAATTTTTAAACGGCCAAATATCACAACAGTATGCTGATGAAGCACGGAAATATGATTATTTAGAGGAATAA
- a CDS encoding carbonic anhydrase yields MNIKYHSGLLVAFILLSTAIYGLLGPGTQKTLGIERNTVAELSNWSYEADNGPNEWASIDSKFSKCELGMEQSPIDIGQVNRRLDNSNDFEMKYKPTTFTLNNNGHTIQAKDSSGDNFLVIGGDAYKLVQMHFHNPSEHQINGQSFDMEGHLVHTNGEGKLAILGFLIREGSENIVLTELWSKLPQKTNSQEVPLSNSVDLANLFPEKKNVFQYEGSLTTPPCSEEVTWIILEQPIEISALQIATFEAVFPNNSRPVQLLNDREVIEMQLQ; encoded by the coding sequence ATGAATATTAAATATCATTCTGGATTATTGGTTGCATTTATATTACTTTCGACTGCCATTTATGGTTTGTTGGGACCTGGGACGCAAAAAACGTTAGGAATCGAAAGAAATACAGTTGCAGAGCTTTCAAATTGGTCTTACGAAGCTGATAATGGACCAAATGAATGGGCTAGTATCGATTCCAAATTTTCTAAGTGCGAACTTGGTATGGAACAATCTCCAATTGACATAGGCCAAGTGAACAGAAGGCTAGATAATAGTAATGATTTTGAAATGAAGTATAAGCCAACAACTTTTACACTCAATAACAATGGGCATACGATACAAGCGAAGGATTCTTCTGGCGACAATTTTCTAGTAATCGGTGGGGATGCATATAAGCTTGTACAAATGCACTTTCATAACCCGAGTGAGCATCAAATAAATGGGCAAAGTTTTGATATGGAAGGGCATCTTGTGCATACAAATGGCGAAGGGAAACTGGCTATTCTTGGATTCCTAATTAGAGAGGGGAGTGAAAATATAGTCTTGACCGAATTGTGGTCTAAGCTTCCTCAGAAAACAAATAGTCAGGAGGTGCCGTTAAGCAATTCCGTAGACCTTGCTAACTTATTCCCTGAAAAAAAGAATGTTTTTCAATATGAAGGCTCATTAACAACACCACCTTGTTCGGAAGAAGTAACATGGATAATATTAGAACAACCGATTGAAATATCAGCATTACAAATAGCTACTTTCGAGGCTGTTTTTCCAAATAACAGCAGGCCTGTTCAATTATTAAATGACCGAGAAGTTATAGAAATGCAATTACAATAA
- a CDS encoding AAA family ATPase, giving the protein MLMVELTNFKQYKNATFNFAKHNLIYGSNGSGKTSIIDALNLFFSQQHNLYGSLIAQANTPSEINNLFQHYLSNKINVHQSQHQSHFSQKKTTFSITLNFIVNEENYFVKKSYHPTGTISISYNFESDNLKHEIIKEFFEYQFIYYKKPSLTRTSHLSQGEMAINFLTSSLHELANLLKQRDSSKMIVAFDEPDSKIHPVYLEPILNQIISFNIISIVTTTNEFTLDYYIKNNCNISLTHRTYETNQQVSIIEQFFLSESTSIMPEQIYSSPIFPSISSPKKVLIVEGKLEKQFFEALIHDKLKIHDVEIISIDGQDKVLSEEELSPFLHVLGAMSEENYLIYAIFDFDLDGLDYAKQFSQILNKDQIYFFNRKMLAHYINLYDESLEELQALFNTNAISTYVLEDYLKNSIKTPRIRKHPKSAKVLYELQETLSFKLKRYHLTEEKLTTVLNEFREWLPQQINMETELYKNVQQRKFSPLFDAKKINESNIKLSEYTSLKKLIIQIFGTAPNKFTHELFKCQRSSVQIKELQKLKEKLNIPDYVIKINRTTIEYLPHYNFYEFNNCSNDGLLSKDLEDLLEIIKN; this is encoded by the coding sequence ATGCTAATGGTAGAATTAACTAATTTCAAACAATACAAAAATGCTACTTTCAATTTTGCTAAACATAACTTAATCTACGGTTCAAATGGATCAGGTAAAACATCAATAATCGATGCACTTAATCTTTTTTTCTCACAACAACATAACTTATATGGTAGTTTAATTGCCCAAGCTAATACCCCTAGTGAAATTAACAATTTATTTCAACACTACCTTTCAAACAAAATAAATGTACATCAAAGCCAACACCAATCACATTTTTCTCAAAAGAAAACAACATTTTCTATTACACTCAACTTCATTGTCAACGAAGAAAACTATTTTGTGAAAAAAAGTTATCATCCTACTGGGACAATCTCTATCTCTTATAATTTCGAGAGTGATAATTTAAAACATGAAATTATTAAAGAGTTTTTTGAATACCAATTTATTTATTATAAAAAACCTTCATTGACTAGGACTAGCCATCTAAGTCAGGGAGAAATGGCAATCAATTTTTTAACGAGTTCGCTGCATGAACTTGCCAATTTACTGAAACAAAGAGATTCAAGTAAAATGATTGTTGCTTTCGATGAACCGGATAGTAAAATTCATCCCGTTTATTTAGAACCTATTTTAAATCAAATAATTTCATTTAATATCATTTCAATTGTTACAACAACTAACGAATTTACATTGGACTATTATATAAAAAACAACTGCAATATTTCTCTTACACATAGAACTTATGAAACGAATCAGCAGGTTTCTATAATAGAACAATTTTTTCTCTCTGAAAGCACTTCAATTATGCCCGAACAGATTTACAGTTCTCCAATATTCCCGAGTATATCCTCTCCGAAAAAGGTCTTAATAGTAGAAGGTAAATTAGAGAAACAATTTTTCGAGGCATTGATTCATGACAAATTGAAGATACATGATGTGGAGATCATATCAATAGATGGGCAAGATAAAGTGTTAAGCGAAGAGGAGTTATCTCCGTTTCTACATGTATTAGGAGCCATGTCTGAGGAAAACTATTTAATCTATGCTATTTTTGATTTTGATTTAGATGGATTAGACTATGCAAAACAATTTTCCCAAATACTAAATAAAGATCAAATATACTTTTTTAACAGAAAAATGCTGGCACATTACATCAATCTCTATGACGAATCTCTAGAAGAACTACAAGCTCTATTTAACACGAACGCCATTTCTACTTATGTCTTAGAAGATTATTTAAAAAATTCGATAAAAACACCAAGGATTAGAAAACATCCTAAAAGTGCAAAAGTGCTATATGAATTACAAGAAACTCTATCGTTTAAACTTAAACGCTATCATCTAACAGAAGAAAAATTAACTACTGTATTAAATGAGTTTAGAGAATGGCTCCCTCAACAAATTAATATGGAAACGGAGCTGTATAAAAACGTACAGCAACGAAAGTTTAGTCCATTATTTGATGCCAAAAAAATTAACGAATCCAATATAAAGTTATCTGAATATACATCCTTAAAGAAGTTAATCATTCAAATTTTCGGTACTGCTCCTAATAAATTTACTCATGAATTATTTAAGTGTCAAAGAAGTTCAGTCCAAATTAAAGAACTTCAAAAATTAAAAGAAAAACTAAATATTCCTGATTATGTTATTAAAATAAACCGGACTACAATTGAATATTTGCCACATTATAATTTCTATGAGTTTAATAATTGTTCTAATGACGGTCTATTATCGAAGGATTTAGAAGACTTATTGGAGATTATAAAAAACTAG
- a CDS encoding C40 family peptidase has product MNAIATTMIVNLYSQPNVMSELADEILYGMPVQILENVDDEWVRVKTTYRYEGYCQKSNFLIDDMNTSIWQEEATYVISQGFADILLEPLIQSTKLITLVKGSTVRYIRNEELDPEWATVQLATGELGYARSKWLQKRIAENSLSEHELRENVVQTALSYLATPYRWGGKSPLGIDCSGLCSMAYMLNGVLIYRDASIVDGFPIKKISRELMQKGDLLFFPEHVAMYIGDDLYVHSSLGGNEVSINSLKEQHPHYRQDLATTITAVGSLFVTESG; this is encoded by the coding sequence ATGAATGCAATTGCGACAACAATGATAGTCAATTTATATTCGCAACCCAATGTCATGTCTGAGCTGGCAGATGAGATACTGTACGGCATGCCCGTGCAAATACTTGAAAACGTTGATGACGAATGGGTGCGCGTAAAAACAACGTATCGCTATGAAGGTTACTGTCAGAAAAGCAATTTCCTCATTGATGATATGAACACGAGCATTTGGCAGGAGGAAGCAACGTATGTCATTAGCCAAGGATTTGCCGATATTTTACTGGAGCCACTTATTCAAAGTACGAAGCTAATAACACTTGTAAAAGGCTCAACTGTACGATACATACGTAACGAGGAGCTGGATCCAGAGTGGGCAACCGTTCAGTTAGCGACAGGTGAACTAGGCTATGCACGCAGTAAATGGCTTCAAAAAAGGATTGCCGAAAACAGCCTGTCCGAACACGAGCTACGAGAAAACGTTGTACAAACAGCGCTTAGCTATTTAGCCACGCCATATCGTTGGGGAGGTAAGTCACCACTTGGCATTGACTGCTCAGGCCTTTGTTCAATGGCATATATGTTAAACGGAGTCCTCATTTACCGAGACGCGAGCATTGTTGATGGTTTCCCAATAAAGAAGATTTCACGAGAGCTAATGCAAAAGGGGGACTTATTATTTTTCCCAGAGCATGTAGCAATGTATATCGGTGATGATTTATACGTCCACTCATCCCTTGGCGGCAATGAAGTAAGCATTAATAGCCTAAAAGAACAACATCCGCATTACCGTCAGGATTTAGCAACAACGATTACAGCGGTCGGGAGCTTGTTTGTGACTGAATCGGGTTGA
- a CDS encoding serine hydrolase, with translation MKQSIQRMLQEVPYKVHVIVKEANADDYIFSECFDEVFSSASLIKVPILLAVLDHVERNHESLNQVIAINPENRVDFSVLTEQYQEKSALYELLVWMIITSDNTATNVLIDYIGMEALNDYFRKIGLTKTRLQRKMMDFERLKNGFDNVTTARDMAHLFTRIYRKDVLTQPFSILAIEILSRQRDHEKLKRYLVGNVKIAHKTGGLDTVDHDVGIVYSDTQDYIIGVFVTEVTNNDDARLLIGRISKVVYTHLVGNEERFI, from the coding sequence ATGAAGCAATCCATTCAGCGAATGCTACAGGAAGTACCGTACAAGGTGCATGTAATTGTAAAAGAAGCAAATGCAGATGACTATATCTTCAGTGAGTGTTTTGATGAGGTATTCTCAAGTGCGAGCCTGATAAAAGTGCCGATTTTGCTTGCAGTACTAGATCATGTAGAACGTAACCATGAATCGCTCAATCAAGTCATAGCAATCAATCCAGAGAACCGTGTTGACTTCAGTGTATTAACGGAGCAGTACCAAGAAAAAAGTGCACTGTATGAGCTATTAGTATGGATGATTATTACGAGCGATAATACTGCTACGAATGTCCTGATTGATTATATCGGCATGGAGGCGCTCAATGATTATTTCCGGAAAATTGGTCTTACAAAAACACGACTGCAGCGTAAAATGATGGACTTTGAACGATTAAAGAACGGCTTTGACAATGTTACGACTGCACGTGATATGGCACATCTTTTTACCCGTATTTATCGGAAGGACGTATTAACGCAGCCCTTTAGTATACTAGCGATTGAAATTTTGAGCCGCCAACGAGATCATGAAAAGCTTAAGCGTTATTTGGTGGGAAATGTAAAAATCGCACATAAAACAGGTGGTCTTGATACGGTTGACCATGATGTAGGGATTGTCTATAGTGACACGCAAGATTATATTATCGGTGTTTTTGTCACAGAGGTTACAAATAATGACGATGCAAGGCTACTAATCGGCCGCATTTCGAAAGTTGTTTATACGCATCTAGTAGGAAATGAGGAGAGATTTATATGA